A single Aggregatilinea lenta DNA region contains:
- a CDS encoding 3-isopropylmalate dehydratase large subunit — MGKTLAEKIIAAHAEDAAEVSAGDLVTVHTDVVMANDVTAAIAIESFNAMGVGEVYNKDRIMLVPSHFAPNKDIKSAEQTRTLTMFAQDQTLTNRFQVGRAGIEHVVLPERGLVLPGDLVVGGDSHTCTYGAVGAFSTGMGSTDIAFAMATGKTWLKVPETMKFVYSGTPKQWVYGKDLILRTIGEIGVDGALYRSMEFTGPAINALPMSERLTMTNMIIEAGGKCGFMPFDDVTREYVEARATRSYTPYFADDDATYTSVHEFEVSDMEPQVACPYSPDNVHPISEVKPEKADQVFIGSCTNGRYEDLAIVADILQKTGREFHPDVRVMIIPGSQAVYLAALRAGWIELFTMAGAAVSVSTCGPCLGGHMGVLASNEVCVSTSNRNFRGRMGHRDARVFLANPAIATASAIIGRLAHPDEL, encoded by the coding sequence ATGGGAAAAACACTGGCCGAGAAGATCATCGCTGCACACGCGGAAGACGCCGCCGAAGTTTCGGCAGGCGATCTCGTCACAGTCCACACCGACGTGGTGATGGCCAACGACGTGACGGCGGCCATCGCTATCGAGTCGTTCAACGCGATGGGCGTGGGCGAAGTCTATAACAAGGACCGCATCATGCTGGTCCCCAGCCATTTCGCGCCCAACAAAGACATCAAGAGCGCCGAGCAAACGCGCACGCTGACGATGTTTGCCCAGGACCAAACGCTGACTAACCGCTTCCAGGTGGGTCGTGCGGGCATCGAGCACGTTGTGCTGCCGGAACGCGGCCTCGTGCTGCCCGGCGATCTCGTGGTCGGCGGCGACAGCCACACCTGCACCTACGGCGCGGTCGGCGCGTTTTCGACCGGCATGGGGTCCACCGACATCGCCTTCGCCATGGCGACCGGCAAGACGTGGCTGAAAGTGCCGGAGACGATGAAGTTCGTCTACAGTGGCACGCCCAAACAGTGGGTTTACGGCAAGGACCTGATCCTGCGCACGATTGGTGAGATCGGCGTGGACGGCGCGCTGTACCGCTCGATGGAGTTCACCGGCCCGGCGATCAATGCGCTGCCGATGTCCGAGCGCCTGACCATGACCAACATGATCATTGAGGCGGGCGGCAAGTGCGGCTTTATGCCGTTCGACGACGTGACCCGCGAGTACGTCGAGGCGCGCGCGACGCGGTCTTACACGCCGTACTTTGCCGACGACGACGCGACGTACACTTCCGTGCACGAGTTCGAAGTGTCGGACATGGAACCGCAGGTCGCGTGCCCCTACTCGCCCGACAACGTACATCCCATCAGTGAAGTCAAGCCGGAGAAAGCCGATCAGGTCTTCATCGGGAGCTGCACCAACGGGCGCTACGAAGACCTCGCCATCGTGGCGGACATTCTGCAAAAGACCGGGCGCGAGTTTCACCCGGACGTGCGCGTGATGATCATCCCCGGCTCGCAGGCCGTGTACCTCGCGGCGCTGCGCGCGGGCTGGATCGAGTTGTTCACGATGGCGGGCGCGGCGGTCAGCGTCAGCACCTGCGGGCCGTGCCTGGGCGGGCACATGGGCGTGCTGGCCAGCAACGAAGTGTGCGTGAGCACCAGCAACCGTAACTTCCGGGGCCGCATGGGTCACCGCGACGCGCGCGTCTTCCTGGCAAACCCCGCCATCGCTACTGCCAGCGCCATCATAGGCCGCCTGGCGCACCCTGACGAACTGTAG